A stretch of the Aegilops tauschii subsp. strangulata cultivar AL8/78 chromosome 4, Aet v6.0, whole genome shotgun sequence genome encodes the following:
- the LOC109732163 gene encoding F-box/FBD/LRR-repeat protein At5g22660-like, translated as MDTRVPPVPMDPATAVMFRLDGQDPDEMEALFARVLSYTHYALPDPPVSVDARLFGLLPHHSVDGFSRLPDVLLRNIVSRLPVKEGARTAVLSRRWRGVWRSAPLVLVDSHILPAAAATAAARGDARRITSAVSRILAAHPGPFRCVHLTSSHMEEFHGLLTRWLRILANKGIQELVLVNRPWPLDLVLPSTFLGMTTLTRLYLGLWKFPDTAGIPSATCLPNLLELGLCSLIMESKDLDFILDRSPVLETLYIHGNLFKLSLRLVSQSLRCVKILMSSFEEIAVVDAPRLERLILTGCWSRGGVCTKVKIGYAPKLHSLGYLDSGSHDLEFGNTVIKAGTKVSPSTMVPSVRVLALEVRCGVRNDVKMIPTVLRCFPNVETLHIMSGKTGQPSGKHNLKFWNESGTIECISSRINLLVFHDFRGDRSELAFLKFFFESALVLKHVVIVLANAWFTSMEDMHSKVNPLRSMKRASAGSKIMVTGCSDAEDGGMGNFKRAPGSSIGDPFVNF; from the exons ATGGACACCCGGGTGCCGCCCGTTCCCATGGATCCGGCGACGGCGGTGATGTTCCGGCTCGACGGCCAGGACCCGGACGAGATGGAAGCCCTCTTCGCCCGCGTGCTCTCCTACACCCACTACGCCCTCCCGGACCCGCCCGTCTCCGTCGACGCTCGCCTCTTCGGTCTCCTCCCCCACCACTCCGTCGACGGCTTCAGCCGCCTTCCCGACGTGCTCCTCCGCAACATCGTCTCTCGCCTCCCAGTCAAGGAAGGCGCGCGCACCGCGGTGCTCTCCCGGCGCTGGCGCGGGGTCTGGCGCTCTGCCCCGCTCGTCCTCGTCGATTCTCACATCCTCCCCGCAGCCGCAGCCACCGCGGCCGCGCGTGGCGACGCGCGGCGCATCACCTCTGCTGTGTCCCGCATCCTCGCCGCGCACCCGGGACCCTTCCGCTGCGTCCACCTCACCAGCAGCCACATGGAAGAGTTCCATGGCCTGCTCACGCGCTGGCTCCGCATCCTCGCCAACAAGGGGATCCAGGAACTCGTCCTCGTCAATCGCCCTTGGCCGCTCGACCTCGTTCTCCCCTCCACCTTCTTAGGCATGACCACCCTCACCCGCCTCTACCTCGGCCTCTGGAAGTTCCCCGACACGGCCGGCATCCCGAGCGCCACCTGTCTCCCTAACCTCCTTGAGCTCGGGCTCTGCAGCCTCATCATGGAGAGCAAGGATCTGGACTTCATCCTCGACAGGAGCCCCGTGCTGGAGACGCTTTATATCCATGGTAATCTTTTCAAGCTTAGTCTTCGCCTTGTCAGCCAAAGCCTCCGGTGCGTGAAGATCCTCATGTCCTCCTTTGAAGAAATCGCTGTGGTGGACGCCCCGCGCCTTGAGAGACTCATCCTAACAGGATGTTGGAGCCGCGGCGGGGTTTGCACCAAGGTGAAGATCGGTTATGCCCCCAAGTTGCACTCGTTGGGATACTTGGATTCAGGAAGTCATGACCTAGAGTTCGGCAACACCGTCATCAAG GCTGGGACAAAGGTGAGCCCAAGCACCATGGTACCAAGTGTGAGGGTCCTGGCTTTGGAGGTGCGTTGTGGAGTCCGCAATGATGTCAAGATGATCCCGACTGTCCTCAGATGCTTTCCCAATGTTGAGACGCTCCACATCATG TCTGGAAAAACTGGTCAACCCTCTGGCAAGCACAACCTCAAGTTCTGGAATGAGTCTGGTACCATAGAATGCATCAGCTCGCGCATCAACCTGCTGGTTTTCCATGATTTCCGAGGGGATCGGAGTGAGCTTGCTTTTCTCAAGTTTTTCTTTGAGAGTGCGCTGGTGCTGAAGCATGTGGTGATAGTGTTGGCCAATGCATGGTTCACTTCGATGGAGGATATGCATTCCAAAGTGAATCCTCTGCGGTCCATGAAACGGGCCAGTGCAGGCTCCAAAATCATGGTCACTGGGTGTTCTGATGCTGAAGATGGTGGCATGGGGAACTTCAAGAGAGCACCGGGTAGTTCTATTGGCGACCCTTTCGTGAACTTCTGA
- the LOC109732167 gene encoding peroxidase 4 has translation MAARAIVVLVSLILAVVAGGASAQLSSGFYSRSCPGMLKAVRSALRPAIARERRVGASIVRLFFHDCFVQGCDASLLLDDAPGLSGEKNAKPNKNSVRGFDVIDAIKTAVEKECPGVVSCADILAIAAEESVVLLGGPSWEVKMGRRDSTTASFNGAENNIPPPTSGLANLTSLFAAQGLSQKDMVALSGAHTIGQARCTFFRDHIYNDTNIDSGFARSRQSGCPRTAGSGDNNLAPLDLQTPTTFENDYYKNLVQKRGILHSDQELFNGGAADALVRQYIGSQSTFFKDFVVGMVKMGDITPLTGSNGQIRKNCRRIN, from the exons ATGGCGGCGCGCGCCATTGTCGTCCTGGTCTCGCTCATCcttgcggtggtcgccggcggcgcGTCGGCGCAGCTGTCGTCGGGCTTCTACTCCCGCTCGTGCCCGGGCATGCTCAAAGCCGTGCGCTCGGCGCTGCGGCCGGCGATCGCCAGGGAGCGACGCGTGGGCGCCTCCATCGTCCGCCTCTTCTTCCACGACTGCTTCGTCCAGGGCTGCGACGCCTCGCTGCTGCTGGACGACGCCCCGGGCCTGAGCGGCGAGAAGAACGCCAAGCCCAACAAGAACTCCGTCAGGGGGTTCGACGTCATCGACGCCATCAAGACGGCCGTCGAGAAGGAGTGTCCCGGCGTCGTCTCCTGTGCCGACATCCTCGCCATCGCCGCCGAGGAGAGCGTCGTCTTG CTGGGTGGCCCGAGTTGGGAGGTGAAGATGGGACGGAGGGACTCGACGACGGCGAGCTTCAACGGCGCCGAGAACAACATCCCACCACCGACATCGGGGCTCGCAAACCTTACGTCGCTCTTCGCCGCGCAGGGGCTCTCCCAGAAAGACATGGTCGCCCTCTCAG GAGCCCACACGATCGGCCAAGCACGCTGCACATTCTTCCGGGACCACATCTACAACGACACAAACATCGACTCCGGCTTCGCCAGGAGCCGCCAGTCAGGCTGCCCTCGTACCGCCGGCTCCGGCGACAACAACCTGGCGCCACTGGACCTGCAGACCCCGACCACCTTCGAGAACGACTACTACAAGAATCTCGTCCAGAAGAGGGGCATCCTGCACTCGGACCAGGAGCTCTTCAATGGCGGCGCCGCTGACGCGCTGGTCCGGCAGTACATCGGCAGCCAGAGCACCTTCTTCAAGGACTTCGTGGTGGGGATGGTCAAGATGGGGGACATCACGCCGCTGACGGGATCCAACGGACAGATCAGGAAGAACTGCAGGAGGATCAACTAA
- the LOC109732164 gene encoding FBD-associated F-box protein At5g60610 yields the protein MDTRVPPVPMDPATAERLRRDGHDPDEMEAVFARVLSRIHFALPDQSVSVDARLFGLLPHDSVDCVSRLPDVLLRNIVSRLPVKDGARTAALSRRWRGVWRSAPLVLVDSHILPAGTAAARADARRVTSAVSRILDAHPGPFRCVHLTSSHMEDFPGLLARWLQILAVKGIQDLVLVNRPWALDFVIPSTFLGMTTLTRLYLGLWKFPDTAGVRRSTCFPNLLELGLCCVFMESKDLDFILDRSPVLEKLCVHGNLFKLSLCLVSQSLRCVKITGSFFEEIALVDAPCLERLILTGCWTRGAVCTKVKIGHAPKLHSLGYMDPGSHVLEFGNTVIKAGTKVSPSTKVPSVRILALEVRCGGRNDVKMIPTVLRCFPNVETLHIKSEESGQPSGKNLKFWNESGTIECIRSCIKLLVFHDFRGDRSELAFLKFFFEGALVLKEVVLVLANGSFTTMEDIRSKVKPLMSMKRARDSSIMVDTNGRSIGNFKRASDFSLLDPFGDY from the exons ATGGACACCCGGGTGCCGCCCGTTCCCATGGATCCGGCGACGGCGGAGAGGCTCCGGCGCGACGGCCATGACCCGGATGAGATGGAGGCCGTCTTCGCCCGCGTGCTCTCCCGGATCCACTTCGCCCTCCCGGACCAGTCCGTCTCCGTCGACGCTCGCCTCTTCGGTCTCCTCCCCCACGACTCGGTCGACTGCGTCAGCCGCCTCCCCGACGTGCTCCTCCGCAACATCGTCTCCCGCCTCCCCGTGAAGGACGGCGCGCGCACCGCCGCGCTCTCCCGGCGTTGGCGCGGGGTCTGGCGCTCGGCCCCGCTCGTCCTCGTCGACTCCCACATCCTCCCCGCAGGCACCGCGGCCGCGCGCGCTGACGCTCGTCGCGTCACCTCCGCCGTCTCCCGCATCCTAGACGCGCACCCGGGGCCCTTCCGCTGCGTCCACCTCACCAGCAGCCACATGGAAGACTTCCCTGGCCTGCTCGCGCGCTGGCTCCAGATCCTCGCCGTCAAGGGCATCCAGGATCTCGTCCTCGTCAACCGCCCTTGGGCGCTCGACTTCGTTATCCCCTCCACGTTCTTGGGCATGACCACCCTCACCCGCCTCTACCTCGGCCTCTGGAAGTTCCCCGACACGGCAGGCGTCAGGCGCTCCACCTGTTTCCCTAACCTCCTTGAGCTCGGCCTCTGCTGCGTCTTCATGGAGAGCAAGGATTTGGACTTCATCCTCGACAGGAGCCCCGTGCTGGAGAAGCTCTGTGTCCACGGGAATCTTTTCAAGCTTAGCCTCTGCCTTGTCAGCCAAAGCCTCCGTTGCGTGAAGATCACCGGGTCCTTCTTTGAAGAAATCGCTCTTGTGGACGCCCCATGCCTTGAGCGACTCATTCTAACAGGATGTTGGACACGCGGCGCGGTTTGCACCAAGGTGAAGATCGGTCATGCCCCCAAGCTGCACTCGTTGGGATACATGGATCCAGGAAGTCATGTCCTAGAGTTCGGCAACACCGTCATCAAG GCTGGAACAAAGGTGAGCCCAAGCACCAAGGTACCAAGTGTGAGGATCCTGGCTTTGGAGGTGCGTTGTGGAGGCCGCAATGATGTCAAGATGATTCCGACTGTCCTCAGATGCTTTCCCAACGTTGAGACGCTCCACATCAAG TCTGAAGAAAGTGGCCAACCCTCTGGCAAGAACCTTAAGTTCTGGAATGAGTCCGGCACCATAGAATGCATCCGCTCGTGCATCAAGCTACTGGTTTTCCATGATTTCCGAGGGGATCGAAGTGAGCTTGCTTTCCTCAAATTCTTCTTTGAGGGCGCATTGGTGCTGAAGGAGGTGGTGTTAGTGTTGGCCAATGGAAGTTTCACCACAATGGAGGATATTCGTTCCAAAGTGAAGCCTCTGATGTCCATGAAACGGGCCAGGGACTCCTCAATCATGGTTGATACTAATGGACGTAGCATTGGGAACTTCAAGAGAGCATCCGACTTTTCTCTTCTCGACCCTTTCGGGGACTACTGA